The region ggggggccGGGGTGCACCTCCTAGGAGCCGAGGGAGGTTGGGGCAGCACCGTCAGGGTCCGGGGGCTGCTGTCTCAGCCCCTGCTGTCGGGTCTCCCCCATTTCCAGGCCCCCGAGGAGGGGCTGCCCCCAGAAAGCCTGTGTCTGAGATGCCCATGGAGAGAGACCGGGgggcagctcacagcctggagcccgggAAGGAGAACATGCCAGGTAGGAACCGGGGGTCCAGTCTCctgccttccccccccaccccgccccaaccTCCTCTGCTCTCAGACCCCAGCTGCCCGCCTTCACCCTCTCCCTCCgcctttagtttttgttgttttttttttttggggggggggtgatacaggaaacagaagaggggatgggagggtgggaggggagtggAAGCCGAGTGAGGAAAAGACTCAATTAGAAGTAATTACCCGAGCCAGTGTTTCAATCAGTGCAGTCAGAGAAGTGGGGGAAGACTGCTTCGCGCCCAGCTGAAGGGCTGGACCCACCTGGATTCTGAGTGGGATTTCGGGGGGAAGGGGAGGCGGGGTCCCCAGGGGGCTTGGGCGCTGCCGGGGAAACCCACGGGGACCCCCGAGGCCGGGTGTCCGGAGGCCCAGGTGGCtccttcagcccctccccctctttcctccTTCACCCCTTCCCTGCCAGGTGACCCCACCAGCAATGCAACCTCCCGGGGTGCTGAaggccccctgccccctcccagcaTGCCCGCGGTGGCCGGGGCCGCGGGGGGGCTGGCGCTGCTGTTGCTGGgcgtggcaggggctgggggcgccATGTGTTGGCGGAGACGGCGGGCCAAGCCTTCGGAGAGTCGCCACCCTGGTCCCGGCTCCTTCGGGAGGGGAGGGTCTCTGGGCCTGGGGGGTGGCGCTGTGATGGGACCTCGGGAGGCGGAGCCTGGGGAGCTAGGGATAGCTCTACGGGGTGGAGGGGCTGCAGACCCCCCGTTCTGTCCCCACTATGAGAAGGTGAGTGGTGACTACGGGCACCCTGTGTACATCGTGCAGGATGGGCCCCCCCAGAGCCCTCCAAACATCTACTACAAGGTATGAGGGCTTCTCCTCCCCGGCTCTCCTGGATCCAGCCCTTCTCGGGTGCTCCTCCGGTTTAAGTCACGGTTGGAGGGCCACCTCTGGCATCTCCTCGACCCCtctgcgcccccccacccccacccccagctcctgtgCTCCTGGCTGTTGTCGCCCTCTTCTCCACTGTTAGGATTCCTTAAGACTCCTGCCCTCGGTTGGCCACGTGAGCCCCCTCTCGTCTCTGTGCTCCTGGGTCCTCTTTccttggggaggggacagggactCAGCCTCCTCTCCTGACCGCGACCCGGCGATCCCTGTGCCCCTCACACGCCGAGAGCCAGGGGCGGGAACAGTCTGTCTTTTGTTGGCAccccttcctttctgcctctcactggttttctcttcttgtctcttctctctcttattctctctctgtctctctctcttctgcctctagGTCTGTTCCTCTTCCCTAGCACCCCCCTCCCTACGCCTCCTCTCACCCTCTTGGCTTCTTTCCTCCGCCTCTCCCATCTCCCCCGGGTGGGGGTATGTAAGCATTCGTGCCCTCGGCCCCCTCTTCTGACCTCTCTCACCGACCCTCCCCTCAGTCTGCCAAAAATGGGGGCCTTAATGGGGAAGGCTCTGGCACTCCACCCCAGCTCTCCGGGCGTGGGCAGCGgggcctccttctctgccctgccccgggGCCCCCACGTACGTCCTCCGGCCATGTTGGGGTGGTTGGGTCATGACAGCCGCCATGAGAAGAAGTGTCCTGTTTTGTCAGTGGCCCATAGCAAGATACGAGCCGGTCGGGGCACGGCGTGGATTTGGTCTGACGCTGAGTGGGCCACTGGGGACAGGAAGTGACTTGCTCCAGACGGGCAGTGGCAGAAGCAGTGCGGCAGAAACTGGAAGTGCCTTCGTCTGAAATAGGAAGTGGTCCGGCTGGAACTCCAAGTGGCTTAGTCCGGGGGGTGCTtgttgggagggggtggggggcaagggggaGGCGGCTGGTTCTTactctgtgggggggggggcgggcaggaagAACTTCCTGTTTGAGGAGGaagctggaactcacggactgtgagaagGTAGGGTGGACTGAGAAGGATCTTGCTTCCCCGGAtctcccttccctgttctctgcgCTGCTTTTGGGACAGCGAAAGCGACTGCCATCAGCTGTGGTGGGCCCAACTTGTCAtgttcttcttccctttccctaccCCGGTATAATCTCTGTCCATCAACGGGACTGTCCCAAGAACCCACGTGTTGTCCCCCGTAACCCGGAGGGCTGTCTTGTTCAGCACACCCTCTTACTTTCTAGTCCTTTCCGACTCCACGCGGCTCCCTTCTTAGTGACCAAAATGGTGGCCTACTGACTGGTCTAGCTGACCGTGGTACCTAGCAACCGTTTCCGTAGTGACCAGCTTGTACCTCTTCCTGCCCTCTAGTGCACcatgggcctcggtttccccccaGCTCAGTCTCATTAGACCAGAGCTGCCCTTGGGCACCAAGTCGGCCACCTTCATCACCAGCCAAGATGGTTACTTTGTCCACCAGAGGTCATGTCACCTCTCTGGTGCGGTAGTTCCCAGCTCCTTCCTGATTTTTCTGATCCGCTCCTTCCAGAGAACAGGAAGTTGATATTGCCATGGGGGAGGTGGCGGGGTATGGCCGTCACCTCAATAGTTTTACTGTAAAAGGGAAGTTtgaacaacaaaaaccaaaaaaagaaaaaaaaagaataaaaaagaataaaaaacttcAAAAGTTGACAAGAAGGCTGGAGAGTGACTGGGGGGTGAGTTGGAACAGAGAACTGGtagcgggcggcggcggggggggggggcgctttcGGGCTGAGCTGGATCTCATGAAGCCAAGGGGAAGGGTAGGGAGACAGCTGGGTcggaggggggaggtgggcagtACGTGGGGAAGGGGTAATGGGCTGGGTGAGAGGGccgaggcaggggagggagagattgCCGATACATCCGGTGGGGATGCACGTGGACGCGCGTTCACGCGTGTCTGTTGCTAAACCAAAGCACCAGAGACAAGGCAAGTGGCGGTCAGAGACAAAGTGGACCAAACACGTTCGCAGGTTCGGGTCTCCCTGCCTACCCTCCCTGCCCAAGGCACCTGTGACTTGGGGAGTTTTGCCATTGGGGACCAGTGTGGGGAGAAGCGCCGTGTGAGTACCCGCAAGACGCAGGGCCCCGGGCGTCacgctgcccgcccccccccccccccggctccctgCGTACCCATCACCCGGGCTCTTCTCCCCCCAAAACCCCTGGTGCCCAGCCCCCTGGACTCAGCCCCATTCTCCGACCACAAAAGCAGCCTGTCAGGAGCATGGCTGGAGCCGGTCGGCAGGGGTCACAACCTCTGccccgcccgcccctcccctgactTTAGGTGCCCTCCCGCTGTCTCCCATCTGCCTGGAGGTCAAGGGGTCCTCCTGCCCGGCTCTGTCCAACgggacccctgcccctcctcctgtttgAGCAGGATGCCTGGGTCCTGAGAGGCGCAGGTGCTCTGGGAGGGGAGTCGAAAACTGAGGCCAGGTGCTGGACTGTCTGGAATTCACTCCTGTCTTCTGAGCCCCGCACTGGAGAAGCCCGAGGTGGGGAGGCTCGAGGGGGGTGGAAAGGCTGGTCCCTGCCCCTTAGTGGGGGTTGGTGGTCATGGCAACATCCCCTTCTCCACACAATGGGAAGCCCCCCTCAGCCTCCCGCGTGGATGGAGCCGACAGCCCCATCGCTGGCTATCAGCCTCAGGGACTTGGCAACCGTCACCATGGCAACCCAGAGCCCAGCAACAGGGCCCAGTGTGAAAGGGAGGGGTCCCAGACCGgggcagggctgtgtgtgtgaggggggcaAGGGAGCCGAGGGAGGGCCCCCCcctgcaccacacacacacacgcgcgcgcacgcacgcacacacacacacacacacacacacacatctagagACACAGGTGGAGGAAAGAGAAGTGGGGATAAATACTCTGACGAACACCTCGCCCAAGCAGCCAAGACATCATAACGTgctgagagacaggaagacacctGGGGACAGATGcacagctggggagaggagcagcaCGTTCAGCACCACCCCCTGAAGTACACCCCCTCGCCACTCTGGCATCCGCGGACTCCCCCCTGCACGCACGCCCGTTAACAACACGAGACCTGCCGCCTGCCCCACGCGTGGCGGCTTGTGCGTCTTCCGAGCGATTTGAAAGCACTGGTGACTTCCACACGGAACGACACATGCCGTCCTGTCCTCTTTCCGGGTACAAGTACGCAAACATGCTCCCCGGGCGATAACCACAATAaagccaggagaggggagggaagacgttcgttttctgttttttggttttttgttttttgtttttttcattcacttatcCACTCAGCATCACGTAAAGTGTCTATTTGGTCCCAGGCACGGTCTCGGGCACTGAGACTATAGATTAAATAAAGTCCCTGCTTTCACAAAGTCCGCATCCTGGTGGGGAACAACATAGTAACATCTCCGGGCAGTGACAAGCGGTGTAAACAAAACGGAGTAACAGCATGAAGAGGATAGAGATTCGCAGGGAAGATGCTTTAGGAGGTCAGGAAGGTCCCTCTGAAGAGGTGACCTTTGAGTCAGACCTTgagtgaggtgggggaagggcacgcCCCGGCggagggaacagcaaatgcaaagggtAGAGGTGAACTTGGGACATGTTTGGGAACATCCACAGCCTTGTGGATGTTCCAGATGTGTCCTGTCCTTCCCCAGCCTCAGCCTGGCGGGGAGCAAGTCACGTAGGGTCTAGAATCCACATGCAGGAAGCTGGTCTAATTCGGTATGCCCCCCCTTTTGTTTCTTGGGCGTGCGGTGTGTTTTCCTCCAGTAGAGTTTAAGCACTGGGTGGGCAAGGATGATGCTCTGAGCTTttgtggggggttgggggaccGCTGCTCGTAAAGGGTCCagagcaggcaggcagggaggaacTAAAGGGACTGAGAGGCTGGAGACCATGGATTGTGAAGctgtccccacccctgtcccaAACAGCAGAGGCTGTCCTGGCTGGGGGCTCACACTCTGCAGTATGTAAATTAggttgaggtgtgtgtgtgtgtgtgtgtgtgtgtgtgtggtttatggTGGGGGTTTTCAGGAAAGAGCTGTGGTGGGAATTTCTGATGGGGAATGGTTGACATCATAAGTGGGATATCagttagaaagaaaaatggagtttCCTAAGGGGCTATATGGGGAATCAGGAACATAGGgcgcaccccccctccccctgccccccctgccccccccccccccccccccgcctcccgggAAAGTTTCAAGATCGGGCTGGGAGAAATGTGGCGGGCTGGGATACGCTCagagagtggggcgggggggggggggagtctgaAGAGGAGCGAAAACcgggcaggaggagagaggtcAGAAAGGTGGCAGGGAAGGTGGGGTCCTGAAACGAGTTCTGAGGGCACCGGGTCTGAGGAACCCCCCGACTCCCGCGGTGGATTGAAGCATCTGGGGTCCTGGTTCCCCCTCTTCCCCCGGTTGCCCTCAGAAGCCCAGGCATCAGCTCCCTGCAGCCCCAGTGCTGGCGGTGAGACTGAGCAGCCTTGGGGGGCGGCAGCTGGTGAGTGGGGAGGAATCTGTGTGCTCAGCAAACAGCAACCTCCTTGGTGCCCTGGTGGCTGCCTCCTCCCTCATCAATCAGCCCCAGCCAAATGTCCTAGTATTCCCACCACCCCAAGGGGACTGGGGCTGGGCCAGGGTCCCCAGGGGAGTGAgatggggatgggtggggggacGTGGGGGTGGCGCCTGGCTCCCCATCTCTTGgcctctgttctctcctcttctggaaGCTCTCAGCCCTTCGTGTCCCGGAACGACTCTCTCCTGGCCCCTACCATTGTGAGGGCATCAGCTACAAATCACCTGTGGGGGTCTGCTGGGGGACAAGGGGGGAAGAGGGATGAGTCAGGGCTGGAGAGAAATCTACTCTGGTTCTCACGGGACCGGCCCAGGGCACAGTCAGCAGGAGGCTGCTGGCACAGAGGCCCGGTTCCCCCACGCTGGCCTCTCCATCCCTGACGGATGCTCCGGACAACAGGCCGGGACCCTGACTCCCTGAATGTCCTTGCTTCCCACCTTCTCCCAGCCCCCATTCCCTACTTCCCGCCAAGATCCAGAGGTCCGGCCCCCAGCTCACCCCAAATCTGCTGCTCCCCACTGGGGACTGAGGCCTCTAGACCTTAGCCTgtggctctctccccctcctcagcCCTTGCTCCCCTCGGGGACCCAGGCGTCCTGCCCGCTCTTTTCACCATAACAACCATTCTTTTGGAGTTGCTTAAGACTTTAATATCATTTCATTAAGTCAGCTAGTTAGAGAAGGTTGGGGGCACAAAGAGACCGGGGTGGGCAAAGGACGGCCAAGGTAGGGGGGAAGCAAGGAAAGAGTCCCCCTCTCTCCGTGGAGATGGCTCTGAGACATCAAATATTGACAGTGAGAGAACAGAACTTATTAAATCTGGGACAGGGGTGTGTGTAGCTGTGGGAATGGCCGGATGCCTGGGTTCTGAGGGTAATGAAggtctggggggggaggggaaggcctgGCTGAGGCTGGGGGGTGCGGCAAGAGTAAGGGGCTTGTGGGCACAACCCTCCAGTCCCTCTCCTTTGGGAGGTATTGAGTCTCGGTACCCTGGCCGTGTGTCTCAGCTGTCCCCTTCATTCCCCCAGGGACAGGACCCCCCCTCACAGCTGTGGTTGGCTCCCCttcatccctccccccacctccacctctgtTGATGAGCTTTCGGCAGCGTTTAATCGGATTGAGCAGTAATTAGCAAAGCGAGATGTTTGATTACCTATTTAGCATAATGGAGGGGGCTGGGATCCCTAGGTACAGCCAAGGTTGGAGGGGGGGCAGGCAGAAAAGAAACGGGGTCTACACTGCATTCTTTTCCCCAGGGAGCCAGGAGCCCTGCCTAGAAGACTCCCCACCCAATGCCTCCCCTCAAATCTTCACTCCTTGGGGACTTTTCCCTGGGGGATCTGGCCAATCATGccacctctctctgccacccGCTGCCTCTTTGGTTAGGGGATCTATCACCCACTTAGCCCTACCCGCTGCGCAGCTGGCTAGGGGTGTGGCAGGACCCCTCACTACTTCAATCCTGGCTTTCAGCCGAGACTCCGGCCCAGGCAGGGGGCCAGCAGAGCCCAGGAACCTACCTCCAGGATagcaggggtggggagtgccCAGGCCAGGGGCTACCAATGCTGGAGATTAGGATAGGTGGGGTGCAGACATTAGGATAGGTGTGGATTAACCCAAGGGCCCTTCAGGAGTCCCCGAGACGGCCTTGTAGCGGTGGACGGGCAGAACGAGATCTGTCAGGTGTGAACGGCAACCAGAAAAAGGGGGAACTGAGGTCCCAGCTTCTCCCCCCTCCGCATCCGGCAAAGAAAATGTCATCAATTTAGCTCCTCATGGAAATGTAATCAGTGGGCTCGCTGCTGGCTTTGTCTTAATTAGGCACTATTGATGGAAGCAGGGAGGGTGCCTACCCATTCCCCTGACTCAGCCTCCCCCCCTAGATCTCCGAGGcctccttccagcttctggcGCCGCAGGTACGGCCCGGGCTTCCAGGCGCCCCCTCCGCGGCCCCGGCCCGCAGCGCCCCCTAGCAGCGGCTGAGGTCTGCCCCCCCCATGGCACACCCCTCTCCTCTGGCTTCCCCAGGACTCAGCCTTTGTTCTCACGGAAAGCCGAGCCCCTCCCCGGCCCGGTCACCTTCCCCAGGGAGTCCCCGCCTCCCGTTCCCCCCAAAACGGGCGACGCTTCCCAGAGCCGATCCTCAGGTTCCAAAGACTCCAGTTCcgttcttccctcccctcccccgccccgcgccgccagGCGCTCCGAGACCCCAGTCCGAGCTCAGACGAGGGAAACCAGCGGGAGGGCAGGGGTGCTCCAGCCCCGGTTTTTCCCCCGGACCCAGCTGCAGCCGCGGCTGCCTCGAAATCCTGGAGCGCCTTCTAGAGCGTCCACGAGCCCCGCAGGCGGGACGCCGGGCGCCACCTGCTGGACGCGCTCGGGAGCGCGCCCGCAGACCGGGGCGCGGGGTCGGTGCGGGGGCTCCGCCGGCGCTCTCGCCGTCCCGCGGGAGGGTGGCTCGTGGCCTCAGCCTCGGCCCTTCCAGACTGTCCTCGGGCCGAACCCCGCCTCCTCCGGCCTGCCGGCCACGGTGGCTCTCGCCGGCTCGCCGGGCCCTCTGGCCCCCGCTCCCCGCGGGGCGCACGCGGGCCGGGGCGGGCTGCCGAGCGGCGGAGCGGAGCTGCCCTGCGCCTGCGCCGAGGACGCCGGGCTCGCGGGCACGCGCCCGGGCCGCTCACCAGTCCCTGCCCGTGGTTGCCTTGGCGACGCGTGCAGGCGCGGGCGGGAGCGGGCCTCTCGGGGCAACTTCCCAGACGGAGCGGCCGGTCCGTCGGCCTAGGGAGGACGGGGTCGGCGTAGTGAGGTGTGTGTCGCGGgcgaagaggaggaggggagacggGGGAAGCTTCGGGGAGAAGGGgcagctgtgggggaggggagggcggccGTGTCcggggagaagggggcagggggggtggagaaagggcagttgtgggggaggggagaagaaggggcGGTTGGGGTTGAGACGgagcagcggggggggggggggggaggcagttgTGACCGTGGGGTGAGGAAGCCCCTGCAAGGGCAGGTTTGTCGACGACAGGCAGCCACTTTGAG is a window of Prionailurus viverrinus isolate Anna chromosome E1, UM_Priviv_1.0, whole genome shotgun sequence DNA encoding:
- the EFNB3 gene encoding ephrin-B3 translates to MGAPRSGPGGVRVGALLLLGVLGLVSGLSLEPVYWNSANKRFQAEGGYVLYPQIGDRLDLLCPRARPPGPHSSPNYEFYKLYLVGGAQGRRCEAPPAPNLLLTCDRPDLDLRFTIKFQEYSPNLWGHEFRSHHDYYIIATSDGTREGLESLQGGVCLTRGMKVLLRVGQSPRGGAAPRKPVSEMPMERDRGAAHSLEPGKENMPGDPTSNATSRGAEGPLPPPSMPAVAGAAGGLALLLLGVAGAGGAMCWRRRRAKPSESRHPGPGSFGRGGSLGLGGGAVMGPREAEPGELGIALRGGGAADPPFCPHYEKVSGDYGHPVYIVQDGPPQSPPNIYYKV